One genomic segment of Ehrlichia chaffeensis str. Arkansas includes these proteins:
- a CDS encoding alpha/beta hydrolase: MSIVIDGPSFTSGDCANVLVVLLHGRGATGNSILSVGRLMGELLPNAHFIAPNAHMKYGDAGYAWFNGRDFSEDVIFADMEKTALIVNNFIDLQLKNTGLSDDKLVLAGFSQGAMLAVHIALLRKRKCASVISYSGAIICPNYLKHNINVKPDICIVHGTEDDVVPFSFFNDAVGFLLDHNVPLESHAIPGLDHSISNACIEIGAKFIMNKIS; this comes from the coding sequence ATGAGTATAGTTATTGATGGACCTAGTTTTACTTCTGGTGACTGTGCTAATGTTTTGGTTGTATTGCTTCATGGAAGAGGAGCAACTGGTAATAGTATACTGTCAGTAGGACGTTTAATGGGTGAACTATTGCCTAATGCTCACTTTATAGCTCCTAATGCTCATATGAAGTATGGAGATGCAGGGTATGCATGGTTTAATGGACGTGATTTTTCTGAAGATGTGATATTTGCTGATATGGAAAAAACAGCTTTGATTGTGAATAATTTTATAGATTTACAATTGAAAAATACTGGATTGAGTGATGATAAGTTAGTTTTAGCTGGGTTTTCTCAAGGAGCAATGTTAGCAGTACATATAGCATTGTTGAGGAAAAGAAAATGTGCTTCTGTAATATCTTATTCAGGGGCTATAATATGTCCAAATTACTTGAAACATAATATAAATGTAAAACCTGATATTTGTATAGTTCATGGTACAGAAGATGATGTAGTGCCGTTCTCATTTTTTAATGATGCAGTTGGATTTTTGTTAGATCATAATGTGCCTTTAGAAAGTCATGCAATTCCTGGTTTAGATCATAGCATAAGTAATGCTTGTATAGAGATAGGAGCAAAATTTATAATGAATAAGATTTCTTGA
- a CDS encoding patatin-like phospholipase family protein codes for MEDIVMTRYILSIDGGGVRGIVAATILQEIEKRINKPLSKIFDLVSGSSVGSLVGGALCLKNADGMPRYNTRDLLDLMLKYSGKIFSNSAARNAFALIFGPKYSDKNLNSVLKEIFGDVAMKDLMTNFIVPSYDLCSNQTVMFRSWVDKYHDIKVSDVTRGAVAAPTYFTPKKIIVEGKKNIID; via the coding sequence ATGGAGGATATAGTTATGACTAGATATATTTTATCGATAGATGGTGGAGGAGTTAGGGGCATAGTAGCAGCAACTATACTACAAGAGATAGAAAAGAGAATAAATAAACCGTTAAGTAAGATATTTGACTTAGTATCAGGTAGTTCAGTTGGTAGTCTTGTAGGTGGAGCGCTTTGCCTTAAGAATGCTGATGGTATGCCAAGATATAATACAAGGGATTTATTAGACTTGATGTTAAAGTATTCTGGTAAAATTTTTTCCAATTCTGCTGCTAGAAATGCTTTTGCATTAATTTTTGGTCCTAAATATTCTGATAAAAATTTGAATTCAGTACTAAAAGAAATATTTGGGGATGTTGCAATGAAGGACTTGATGACAAATTTTATTGTACCAAGTTATGATTTATGTTCTAATCAAACAGTAATGTTTAGAAGTTGGGTAGATAAGTATCATGATATAAAAGTATCTGATGTGACAAGGGGTGCTGTAGCTGCTCCTACTTATTTTACTCCTAAAAAAATAATTGTAGAGGGTAAAAAAAACATTATTGATTGA
- a CDS encoding type III pantothenate kinase: protein MLIAIDIGNTNIKLAICANNKIIKRITISSQSRRTADEYFIYLNSTMNQLNLDYKNINNIIISSVVPSITKPIIELSQNYFNIDPTILSNHHADIFNIKISLQNKVLGSDRLADIIAASSLYPHKDLLIIGMGTATVFNLLNKDKCIYGQAIAPGAHILAKSMRQYTALLPEVLISKQDKVIHDNIYHAMESGIYWGYITMINGMIEKIIKEEEKDLYIIATGGNSNLFFNHKTAIHNIEVDLTIKGLIQLHTVLS from the coding sequence ATGTTAATAGCAATAGATATAGGTAATACAAACATAAAATTAGCAATCTGTGCAAACAATAAAATTATAAAAAGGATAACTATCTCTTCACAATCTAGGAGAACAGCTGATGAATACTTCATATATTTAAATTCTACAATGAATCAATTAAACCTTGATTACAAAAATATAAATAATATTATCATATCAAGTGTAGTTCCAAGTATAACAAAGCCAATTATCGAATTAAGTCAAAATTATTTTAATATAGATCCCACAATTTTGAGTAACCATCATGCAGACATTTTTAATATTAAGATAAGCTTACAAAACAAAGTATTAGGATCAGATAGGTTAGCAGATATAATTGCAGCAAGCAGTTTATATCCCCATAAAGATTTACTCATAATAGGTATGGGAACTGCAACAGTATTTAACTTATTAAATAAAGATAAATGCATATATGGACAAGCTATAGCACCTGGAGCACATATTTTAGCAAAAAGTATGAGACAATACACTGCCCTATTACCAGAAGTATTAATTTCAAAACAAGACAAAGTAATACATGATAATATATACCACGCAATGGAATCAGGAATATACTGGGGATATATTACCATGATTAACGGAATGATTGAAAAAATAATAAAGGAAGAGGAAAAAGATTTATATATAATAGCAACAGGAGGAAATTCTAACTTATTCTTTAATCACAAAACTGCTATTCACAACATCGAAGTAGACTTAACCATAAAGGGTCTCATACAATTACATACTGTACTATCTTGA
- a CDS encoding BolA family protein, giving the protein MDIIQKIGNKITSSLNVLKLEITDESQKHKGHNFHSISNISHLKIQVVSNDFLEVSQINRHKLLHKVLENEIKLIHSISFLLYTEVEYNKLL; this is encoded by the coding sequence ATGGATATCATTCAAAAAATAGGGAATAAAATTACATCATCATTAAACGTATTAAAACTCGAAATAACAGATGAGTCCCAAAAACATAAGGGTCATAATTTCCATTCCATCTCCAATATTTCACATCTAAAAATACAGGTAGTATCTAATGATTTTTTAGAAGTAAGCCAAATCAATAGACACAAGTTACTACACAAAGTTTTAGAGAATGAAATAAAATTAATACACTCAATTTCGTTTTTACTTTATACAGAAGTAGAGTACAACAAGCTCTTATAA
- a CDS encoding quinone-dependent dihydroorotate dehydrogenase — protein MSLQHIFTNPLFCIPPEIAHKLVIFALKNNFIPTKKIEIPRSLNIQVFNKLLRTPIGVAAGFDKNAEVIQPLLSIGFGFVEVGTVTKHPQNGNKKPRVHRLISKEAIINSLGFNNKGINFLIKKVNNIQLNHCIFGINIGFNKKSSDPIQDYFDSVKKVYGLSNYITINISSPNTPGLDEFQKKDLLSELLTAISQVRKLADYAESVPIMLKISPDINDNKKQDIVDLAIKYKISGLIISNTSSQHNKLLNMNTNIHGGLSGKPLFDLSTQVLSEIYQASQGKLLLIGCGGVSTGYHAYEKIKAGASLVQLYTAIVYNGFNIANKISLELADLLAADGFPTVRHAIGHNH, from the coding sequence GTGTCACTACAACATATATTTACCAATCCGCTATTTTGTATACCACCAGAAATTGCACATAAACTAGTAATTTTTGCACTAAAGAACAATTTCATCCCCACAAAAAAAATTGAAATTCCAAGATCTCTTAATATACAAGTCTTCAATAAGCTTCTCAGAACCCCTATAGGGGTTGCTGCTGGTTTTGATAAAAATGCAGAAGTAATTCAACCCTTATTGTCTATTGGGTTTGGATTTGTTGAAGTAGGAACGGTAACAAAACACCCTCAAAATGGTAATAAAAAACCACGTGTACATAGATTAATTAGTAAAGAAGCAATAATTAACAGTCTAGGCTTTAATAATAAGGGGATAAATTTCTTAATAAAGAAAGTAAATAACATTCAACTTAACCATTGTATATTTGGAATTAACATAGGATTTAACAAAAAATCCAGTGATCCTATCCAAGACTATTTCGATTCAGTAAAGAAAGTATATGGTCTAAGTAATTATATTACAATTAATATATCATCTCCCAATACCCCAGGATTAGATGAGTTTCAAAAAAAAGATCTTCTTTCAGAATTATTAACAGCTATATCTCAAGTTCGAAAGCTAGCAGATTATGCAGAATCTGTTCCTATAATGCTCAAAATTTCACCAGACATTAATGATAACAAAAAACAAGATATTGTAGATTTAGCAATAAAATATAAAATTAGCGGTTTAATAATCAGTAACACTTCATCACAACATAACAAACTATTAAATATGAATACAAACATACATGGAGGATTAAGCGGAAAACCACTATTTGATTTATCAACACAAGTATTGTCTGAAATATATCAAGCTTCCCAAGGAAAACTTTTACTAATAGGATGTGGTGGAGTAAGTACTGGATATCATGCATATGAAAAAATAAAAGCTGGTGCATCATTAGTACAGTTATACACTGCTATAGTTTACAATGGATTCAATATAGCTAATAAGATAAGCTTAGAGTTAGCTGATCTTTTAGCCGCAGATGGGTTTCCTACAGTACGCCATGCAATAGGCCATAATCACTAG
- the argH gene encoding argininosuccinate lyase has product MKNPLWGGRFTVSPSDIMKKINESISFDKILYEEDISGSIAHCKMLVNQKIISKYEGQLIIHGLEVIQNQISSGTFEFSTDLEDIHMNIEHHLKKMIGNIAGKLHTARSRNDQVATDFKLWIRKSIVKLETLLHELQQTILNIAEANYDTIMPGFTHLQIAQPVTLGHHLMAYFEMLKRDCSRWQDLHKRMNQCPAGSAALAGTSFPIDRHFIAQELKFDSPTENSIDAVSDRDYVIEFLSNASICIMHLSRLAEEIILWCSYNFKFITLSDNITTGSSIMPQKKNPDAAELIRGKTGRIFASLNQILVVMKGLPLAYSKDMQEDKEPVFDAANNLMLCIEAMNSMLNNITINKSNMLKAAEHDYSTATDLADWLVKNLNLSFRESHETTGQIVKLAEQNHCKLHELTLEQMKTIIPSITEDVFSILSVKNSVDSRTSYGGTAPANVIEAIKRGKLYLSNITTLHSENNM; this is encoded by the coding sequence ATGAAAAATCCTTTATGGGGAGGAAGGTTTACTGTATCCCCCAGTGACATTATGAAAAAGATTAATGAATCAATATCGTTTGACAAAATACTATATGAAGAAGATATATCTGGGTCAATAGCACACTGTAAAATGTTAGTTAACCAAAAAATCATTAGCAAATATGAAGGTCAACTTATTATTCATGGACTAGAAGTTATACAAAACCAAATTTCATCTGGCACTTTTGAATTCAGCACAGACCTAGAAGACATACACATGAACATAGAACACCACTTAAAGAAAATGATAGGTAACATTGCAGGAAAGTTGCATACTGCAAGATCTCGTAATGATCAAGTTGCAACAGATTTTAAACTTTGGATACGGAAATCAATAGTAAAATTAGAAACGCTATTACATGAATTACAACAGACTATACTTAATATAGCTGAAGCTAATTACGATACTATCATGCCAGGATTTACACACTTACAAATTGCTCAACCTGTAACATTAGGTCATCATTTAATGGCATATTTTGAAATGTTAAAAAGAGACTGTTCACGCTGGCAAGATTTACACAAACGCATGAATCAATGTCCTGCAGGATCTGCAGCATTAGCAGGAACATCTTTTCCAATAGACAGACATTTCATCGCACAAGAACTAAAATTTGACAGCCCAACAGAAAATTCTATAGATGCAGTATCAGACAGAGACTATGTTATTGAATTTTTATCAAATGCTTCAATATGCATAATGCATTTATCAAGGTTAGCAGAAGAAATTATACTTTGGTGCAGCTACAATTTTAAGTTTATAACACTTTCCGATAATATCACAACCGGAAGTTCAATAATGCCACAAAAGAAAAACCCAGATGCAGCAGAACTTATCAGAGGAAAAACTGGAAGGATTTTTGCATCATTAAACCAAATATTAGTCGTCATGAAAGGACTACCACTAGCATATAGCAAAGATATGCAAGAAGACAAAGAACCTGTCTTTGATGCAGCAAACAACTTAATGTTATGTATAGAAGCAATGAACAGCATGTTAAACAATATTACCATTAACAAAAGTAATATGCTAAAAGCAGCAGAGCATGACTATTCAACAGCAACAGATCTTGCAGACTGGCTAGTCAAAAATCTTAATCTTTCATTTAGAGAATCTCATGAAACTACTGGACAAATAGTCAAGTTAGCAGAGCAAAACCACTGTAAACTACATGAATTAACTCTAGAACAAATGAAAACGATCATCCCTTCTATAACTGAAGACGTCTTTTCAATATTATCGGTAAAAAACTCAGTAGACAGTAGAACGAGCTATGGAGGAACTGCTCCTGCAAATGTAATCGAAGCAATAAAAAGAGGAAAGTTATATCTCAGCAATATTACTACTTTACATTCAGAAAACAATATGTAA
- a CDS encoding Na+/H+ antiporter subunit E, whose product MKAFFTLFIFWFALSGYLDLFFITSGITSCIITLVIARMLQNVIPANKNYTYYISKKQFLPFTFHFLRYFFWIMQQVVLSNIHIIKKIWNLSITINPPIFRVIETKQITGLNISTVANSITLTPGTVSINVTEYSSPYKITVLAIDEESMSGVIDIDNKIASI is encoded by the coding sequence ATGAAGGCGTTTTTCACATTGTTCATATTTTGGTTTGCCCTATCAGGGTATCTTGATCTATTTTTTATAACATCAGGTATTACAAGCTGTATTATTACACTAGTCATAGCAAGAATGCTACAGAATGTTATACCAGCAAATAAGAATTACACTTACTACATATCAAAAAAACAATTCCTTCCTTTCACATTTCACTTTTTACGTTATTTTTTTTGGATCATGCAACAGGTTGTACTGTCTAATATACACATAATAAAAAAAATATGGAATTTGAGTATAACAATCAATCCACCAATTTTTAGAGTAATAGAAACCAAGCAAATTACCGGCTTAAATATATCAACAGTTGCAAATTCTATTACACTTACTCCTGGCACAGTAAGTATAAATGTTACAGAATATTCTAGCCCATACAAAATAACAGTTTTAGCTATAGATGAAGAGTCAATGTCTGGTGTAATAGATATTGATAATAAAATTGCAAGTATATAA
- the pdxH gene encoding pyridoxamine 5'-phosphate oxidase, whose protein sequence is MIKKDPIELFDLWYNEVLAVSLQDKKDPTAMVLATCSKDLKPSARVVLLKKYSDQGFVFFTNMNSRKGKEMAENPSVALVFDWSRISKQVRIEGRIKMLPCNDADEYYASRPRGSQIGAWCSKQSSVLENREDFVELIKEMTIKFHEKPIPRPDYWVGIVVVPMLMEFWQEGLNRIHTRYQYTRDSNNMDKWNVVSLYP, encoded by the coding sequence ATGATTAAGAAAGATCCTATTGAATTGTTTGATTTATGGTATAATGAGGTATTAGCAGTTTCTTTACAAGATAAAAAAGATCCTACAGCAATGGTGCTTGCTACATGTAGTAAAGATTTGAAACCTTCAGCAAGGGTTGTTCTGTTAAAAAAGTATAGTGATCAAGGTTTTGTATTTTTTACCAATATGAATAGTCGGAAAGGAAAAGAAATGGCAGAAAATCCTTCTGTTGCTCTTGTTTTTGATTGGAGTCGTATTTCAAAGCAGGTTAGAATTGAAGGGAGAATAAAAATGCTACCTTGTAATGATGCAGATGAGTATTATGCATCTAGACCTCGTGGTAGTCAGATAGGTGCTTGGTGTTCTAAGCAGTCAAGTGTTTTAGAAAATAGGGAAGATTTTGTTGAGTTAATAAAAGAAATGACAATAAAATTCCATGAAAAACCAATACCTAGACCAGATTATTGGGTTGGAATAGTAGTGGTTCCAATGTTAATGGAATTTTGGCAGGAAGGTTTAAATAGGATTCACACTAGATATCAATATACTAGGGATAGTAATAATATGGATAAATGGAATGTTGTATCGCTGTATCCATAA
- a CDS encoding MotE family protein, with amino-acid sequence MFYYNILDSKALYNSFINSMQVIYIVNVILIFCITGVVLHNFYGIDNDKIVEFGLLNDVEFVKSDDCFFRDSNQKIKLFPVNSELISVVDLQDWYYRLLEQENSLKDKEALLKIAGQHNNDQMLYLEEMKKNLVSLINISTQNYDEKVHGLVKIYESIPVELAAEVFELLDIDSLMLIANNIDKDILSDILLHASTNVVEKIKEISANISKQQCNYNNGVVKNNV; translated from the coding sequence GTGTTTTATTATAACATACTTGATTCTAAGGCATTGTATAATAGTTTTATTAATAGTATGCAAGTGATTTATATTGTTAATGTGATATTAATATTCTGTATAACTGGGGTTGTATTACATAATTTTTATGGCATTGATAATGATAAAATTGTGGAATTTGGTTTGTTGAATGATGTGGAATTTGTAAAAAGTGATGATTGTTTTTTTAGAGATTCAAATCAAAAAATAAAATTGTTTCCAGTAAATAGTGAGCTTATATCTGTTGTAGATTTGCAGGATTGGTATTATCGCTTGTTGGAGCAAGAAAATAGTTTAAAAGATAAAGAGGCTTTGCTAAAAATTGCTGGGCAGCATAATAATGATCAAATGTTATATTTAGAAGAGATGAAAAAAAATTTAGTATCATTGATTAATATTAGTACTCAAAATTATGATGAAAAAGTGCATGGTTTAGTAAAAATATATGAAAGTATACCTGTAGAATTGGCTGCTGAAGTCTTTGAATTGTTGGATATAGATTCATTAATGTTAATAGCTAATAATATTGATAAGGATATTTTGTCGGATATATTGTTACATGCAAGTACAAATGTAGTTGAAAAGATTAAAGAGATATCTGCAAATATATCTAAGCAGCAATGTAATTATAATAATGGTGTTGTTAAAAATAACGTTTAG
- a CDS encoding peptide deformylase, translating into MNILSVDNVQDLQNLHAISHPIEKIDQEIIALANDMMKVMEHSKTVGLSAVQLGNHSRMFIINMFSGLFDIAQDIKVLSGHHSLHGKNMICINPEVLSFSAETVDLFEGCSSAKSYGLINITRPKHMDLRYTDLLGNECIVRVYGWLSRCIQHELDHLNGILLANVVDNIKNNCVHSISQEDHSVVHILLVNKK; encoded by the coding sequence ATGAATATCTTATCTGTTGATAATGTTCAAGATTTACAAAATTTGCATGCTATATCTCACCCTATTGAAAAGATAGATCAAGAAATTATAGCGTTAGCTAATGATATGATGAAGGTTATGGAACATAGTAAGACTGTAGGGTTATCTGCAGTTCAACTTGGTAATCATAGTAGAATGTTTATCATAAATATGTTTAGTGGTTTATTTGATATTGCACAGGATATAAAAGTTTTATCTGGACATCATTCATTACATGGTAAAAATATGATATGTATAAATCCTGAAGTTCTCAGCTTCTCTGCTGAAACTGTTGATTTATTTGAAGGATGTTCATCTGCTAAATCCTATGGATTGATTAATATTACAAGACCAAAACATATGGATTTGAGGTATACAGATTTGTTAGGGAATGAATGTATAGTGAGGGTCTATGGTTGGCTTTCTAGATGTATACAACATGAACTTGATCACTTAAATGGAATATTATTAGCTAATGTTGTAGATAATATAAAAAATAATTGTGTACATAGTATTTCTCAGGAAGATCATAGTGTAGTACATATATTACTTGTAAATAAAAAATGA
- a CDS encoding EndoU domain-containing protein, with protein sequence MRLYKYIYVCFFLLPFSLMACVTVVDTPDECVNNSSGINPFFKTEEYSKCGTLPSPPLLNEFDKAVLDVCGDWGSTPGVEDFKNILNEEKYKEYVDELYQKLDHQVFTPNADLETFKNELAELWFNRDGFTHIMCGQPKLGRLGGMHFFGRYLQAQENKWVGRYYDDDLTDEVSDKVFTIGVMFKNVNGQLVVDPRKGYDFLHANEIILHATSAYKGLSQNSQLAEQRNRHCLYGNEDVTYVFVARKNSIVTFFADLTPNCRRGETECSCIK encoded by the coding sequence ATGAGATTGTATAAGTATATATATGTATGTTTTTTTCTATTGCCATTTAGCCTAATGGCATGTGTGACTGTTGTTGATACGCCTGATGAATGTGTGAATAATTCATCTGGTATAAATCCTTTTTTCAAAACAGAGGAATATTCTAAGTGTGGTACTCTGCCTAGTCCTCCTCTGCTTAATGAATTTGATAAAGCTGTCTTAGATGTTTGTGGTGATTGGGGTAGTACTCCAGGAGTAGAGGATTTTAAAAATATATTAAATGAAGAAAAATATAAAGAATATGTTGATGAGTTATATCAAAAATTAGATCATCAAGTGTTTACTCCAAATGCGGATCTTGAGACATTTAAAAATGAGTTAGCAGAGTTGTGGTTTAATAGAGATGGATTTACTCATATAATGTGTGGACAGCCTAAACTAGGTAGATTAGGTGGTATGCATTTCTTTGGACGTTACTTGCAGGCTCAAGAGAATAAGTGGGTTGGTAGATATTATGATGATGATTTGACTGATGAAGTTAGTGATAAAGTATTTACTATTGGAGTTATGTTTAAAAATGTTAATGGGCAATTAGTAGTTGATCCTAGAAAGGGTTATGATTTCTTACATGCTAATGAAATTATATTACATGCTACAAGTGCTTACAAGGGGTTGTCTCAAAATTCTCAATTAGCGGAACAAAGAAATAGGCATTGTCTTTATGGTAATGAAGATGTTACTTATGTATTTGTAGCTCGTAAAAATTCTATTGTTACATTTTTTGCAGATTTAACTCCAAATTGTAGAAGAGGTGAAACAGAATGTAGCTGTATCAAATAG